GGGGGCTACCTGGGCTGCTTCGCCGCGCGAACTTGCCATGCGAAGCGATATTGTGTTTGGGATCGTCGGATTCCCGCGCGATGTCCGCGAAGTCTACCTCGGTGCCGATGGCGCTTTGGCAGGGAGCCGCGCTGGTACCGTGCTGGTCGACATGACCACCAGCGAGCCTTCACTGGCAGTGGAAATCTACAACGCGGCTCGTTTGCGGGGTGTGCACTCGGTCGACGCACCTGTTTCGGGTGGCGATATTGGTGCACGCGAAGCACGCCTCTCGATCATGATTGGTGGCGATCGCGAAGTGGTGGAAGCGCTTCATCCTTGCTGGGAAGCGATGGGCAAAACGATCATTCACCAAGGAGCTGCAGGGAGCGGTCAGCACACCAAGATGGTGAATCAAACGCTCATCGCTACTGCCATGATCGGCGTTTGCGAAGCGCTGCTCTATGCTCACAAAGCGGGGCTCGATCTGCCCACCGTGCTGCAGTCGGTGGCTCCCGGCGCTGCTGGAAGCTGGAGCCTGTCGAACCTCGGCCCCCGGATCATCGCCAACAATTTTGATCCTGGTTTTGCGGTCGAGCATTTCATCAAGGATATGGGAATCGCCATCGACGAAGCGAACCGCATGGGGCTGAGCTTGCCCGGTCTCGCACTCGCACGGCAGCTCTACATTGCTCTGCAAGCGCAAGGTCATGGCCGCGATGGCACCCACGCGCTACAGCTCGCGCTCGCTTCGCTTTCGGGGATCGACTGGAAGCGCCGCTAAGCGAGCACGGAGGTGCGGAGTGCTGGAAGGAGTTTCGCTACAGAATGTCCTCATGCTAGGAGGACTAGCCGTTATCGGCTTTTTCCTCTTCCGCACGTCGCGCGGTTTTCTGTTCCGCGCACCGAGCAAATCGACCACACCAGCCGAGATTCAAAAGATTCTCGGCGAGCGGAGCCGCGACTCGGCTCTCGCTGATGCCCCGGCCGAAGTGCTGCGGTGGCATGTGGAACTGCACGACACGGCCCGCGATCTGAAGGCCGAACTCGATAGTAAACTGGCGGCCATTCAAGCGGCCACCATTGCCGCGAAGCTGGCGACCCAGGAAGCCGAAGCCGCCATCGCTCAGTTGCAAGACGAGCGTCGCGCGCTCGAAACACTTCGCCGCGAGCAGGCCAATTCATAGCGGCGATTTCGTATCGCGTTTGCTACTGGCGGATCACGATGTTGTGCATCACCAGGATCAAGCGGGGCCCGAGGATCAAAACCCCGATTACGACCGCCGTGATTGCAGTCACCAGCACAGCCCCGCTCGCTATGTCACAAACATCGGCGATCTCCGGATCATCCTTCAGCGAAACGCGCCGCGCTAAGCGCTCGATCGCTGTGTTAAAGATCTCTGCCGTAAAGACCGCGCCAATCGCGGCGATGATCCAGACCATGTAGGAAAAGGGCATCCGGACCCAGAACGATAGCAAAAGCATCAGGGCCGCAACCGGCAGATGGACATAGAAGCTCCGCTCGCCACCGATCGCGATGCCGATGCCGCGCATGGCACTGGCGAACTTCCGAAACCAAGATTGTCGGCGTGGATTCATCACCAGCTCCTACGTGACTCCCAGGTCACGTGCTTTACTCAATGCCCATCGCTCCTGCTGGAGGAATTTGCGTTCCACCCACTTGTCCCAAACGGCTCGAAGGAAGGAAGCGTGGCTCGATAGCAAACTGCAATCCAACGTTGTCGCGGCTGGCATCAAACGTGAACCCGAGACGAATCAAAAACGATTCGCCAATCCGCGTGACACCAAAATTCTGTCCAATGTTGCCGGTGTCGGAGAGATCGAAGTAAGCACCTCCGGTGAGGATCCACTTCTCGCTCATGCGGTAGCTCAGCGACGAAGCAACCACGTTGCTGCTGATCGGACCTTCGGTCGAGCGAATCCCAAAATAAGCCGATCCGTACTCGGGCCGGCTGAGCACACCACCCAGGGTGACTTGCTTCAGCCCTTGGCTAAAGACGTCGGCATAGCCATCGGAGAGAATCGTCAAGCGATCCCCAATGTGCCAGCGGAAGTCGTAATCGAGCATCCCCAGCTCTTCGCCAAAATTATCCCGCTCTGCTTCGGGGAAGAAGACCGCATCGACGTCGAGCACAATCCAGTCGACGATACGTTCCTGACCGGCCAGTCCCCGTTTGGTTTGCCAGCGCTGTTTAATGCCCAGTCGCACTTGCAGCTGATCGTCGGCAATTTCCGTCGAAGGGGAAGTGACACTCCCTTGCAAGTTGCTACGCAGGGCATAGTAGCGCTCGTCGAACTCGGTGGGGACGAATGTCCCTTGCGCTTGGCCAAACGTGTTGACTGCCATCCGGCGGCGGAAGTGTTCGGTCGCATCGTCGTCGAGCGCATCATACAGCGGAAGCTCGTCGATATCTTGCGACGCATCGGCGTAGAGGAACTCGGCCTCGTACACAATTTTGTGGGACAAACCGTTGAGATTCAGCAGTTCGCTTTGAATCGTGGGGTCGGCTTTCCAGACCGGAAGACTGGCGCGGACACCGGTTTGGGCATAGCCCCGTAGCAAATCTTCGCCGGTCAGATCCTCGCCCCAGTAGGCGACTTCGCCGAGCAGATAAGGGACGATCTTCACCGGCCCCACATCGATCGGCATATCAATCTCTTGACGCGACACTCCGCGCACCCCTTCACGTTCTGCTTCCCAAGCGAGCGGGCTGTACGAAGCAAAATCGGCCGGCGCAACGGGGGTCGACGAGGTCTCTAAACGGCCGTAGCCGATCTGAGAGTGGGCATGCCAGGTGAGCTTGTCAAACAGCAGCGACTCCCCAATCCAGAAATGATCGAAGCGGGGCAACCACTCGGTTTGCGTGAAGAAATCGTTGGGGCGCACGTCGGTCGTGAGGCTCCACGAGCGATTGTCGGTGAGCTTTTTGAGCTCGACACCGGTTGTTTGATCTTTGAGCGTGTCCCACTCGAGTTCGTAGTACTGCTCGAGGAAGTTGCGGTCGCTAATGAGCCCTACTTCCGCCGAGAACTGATAACCGTCGGGCAAAATATGGCGGTGATTGGCCAGCACGCGACCACGGAGGTCGGCTTCGGGGACGATATCAAAACGATCGGCCCCGAGGATATCGAGTCCGCTGTCGTGGAGCCCCCAGGCGTCGATAAAGCCCCGATAAGGACCGGGAAAACCGAGCAGTGTATCCCCTTCGTACTTGAAGTTGGTTCCCAGCGCCAAACCACGCTCGCTCAGGAAGTCGTTCGAAAGACTCCAGCGTGTCCCTTCGGGAGGCTGACGAATTCCCAGGAGCTGATACATGTCGAGATCGACCAAAAACTGCTGACCAAAAACCCGATCGCTTTTGATGCGGACCCGGTCGACATAGTAGGTCGGCTTCGTCAGGTCGGTTGCCAGCACCGGCCAGTAGAAGACCGGAACGCCAGCGAGGTAGATATAGTTGTCGCGTGATTCCGCCAGCAGTTGATGATCGATTTGTGCTTCGCCAGTTTGCGGATCGACCATCGGCTGACCGGTAAACGGATCGATTGCCGGCGTTTGGACGTCGGTGACGTTCACGTTCTGAGCCTGGAACCAGTAGCGCGGCACACCGAGTCGGCTGCTGGTGAGGGCCGCGCCGTAGGCCTCGAATCGCTGACGATCGATTTGCTGCAGCACTTCGGCCTTGAGTCGCAGCAGTCCCTGATATTCTTCCACAGGGGTGAGCATCTCGGCGCCGAGCACCACACCGTACTCTTGCCGGACGTTGTAGTACATCCGATCGGCGTAGATCACCCGATCCCCT
This window of the Pirellula staleyi DSM 6068 genome carries:
- a CDS encoding NAD(P)-dependent oxidoreductase, coding for MTIAKVTPGVTRIGWIGTGVMGISMCGHLMAKGFEASVYTRTKSKAQPLLDKGATWAASPRELAMRSDIVFGIVGFPRDVREVYLGADGALAGSRAGTVLVDMTTSEPSLAVEIYNAARLRGVHSVDAPVSGGDIGAREARLSIMIGGDREVVEALHPCWEAMGKTIIHQGAAGSGQHTKMVNQTLIATAMIGVCEALLYAHKAGLDLPTVLQSVAPGAAGSWSLSNLGPRIIANNFDPGFAVEHFIKDMGIAIDEANRMGLSLPGLALARQLYIALQAQGHGRDGTHALQLALASLSGIDWKRR
- a CDS encoding diacylglycerol kinase — translated: MNPRRQSWFRKFASAMRGIGIAIGGERSFYVHLPVAALMLLLSFWVRMPFSYMVWIIAAIGAVFTAEIFNTAIERLARRVSLKDDPEIADVCDIASGAVLVTAITAVVIGVLILGPRLILVMHNIVIRQ
- a CDS encoding LPS assembly protein LptD; this encodes MSQSLHHFLAAVVFVLTLLCAAPAVAEIELPVGDAQFPIAISATTATHWTQGKYEVWLLKGAAKLTQGDASAQGDEAVLWIDRAEIYSGQPSRVIGYFEGNVQVEFGHRGNPHAVTHEAKQTLVDRIWIGRFQTTAGIQMSLPVAPPQEPTVKPEIFSRGLELRQQEAQGTVVQAQYRTEEIAPPSPEQSNPRDLMATGGRRVQIRPRSSTRWNARSFNDPERNERVTIATSGVEIQIYGIDQLGNVTISTDRLVVWSPQLNMNQQGGSANTNDGPMEFYLEGNITFRQGDRVIYADRMYYNVRQEYGVVLGAEMLTPVEEYQGLLRLKAEVLQQIDRQRFEAYGAALTSSRLGVPRYWFQAQNVNVTDVQTPAIDPFTGQPMVDPQTGEAQIDHQLLAESRDNYIYLAGVPVFYWPVLATDLTKPTYYVDRVRIKSDRVFGQQFLVDLDMYQLLGIRQPPEGTRWSLSNDFLSERGLALGTNFKYEGDTLLGFPGPYRGFIDAWGLHDSGLDILGADRFDIVPEADLRGRVLANHRHILPDGYQFSAEVGLISDRNFLEQYYELEWDTLKDQTTGVELKKLTDNRSWSLTTDVRPNDFFTQTEWLPRFDHFWIGESLLFDKLTWHAHSQIGYGRLETSSTPVAPADFASYSPLAWEAEREGVRGVSRQEIDMPIDVGPVKIVPYLLGEVAYWGEDLTGEDLLRGYAQTGVRASLPVWKADPTIQSELLNLNGLSHKIVYEAEFLYADASQDIDELPLYDALDDDATEHFRRRMAVNTFGQAQGTFVPTEFDERYYALRSNLQGSVTSPSTEIADDQLQVRLGIKQRWQTKRGLAGQERIVDWIVLDVDAVFFPEAERDNFGEELGMLDYDFRWHIGDRLTILSDGYADVFSQGLKQVTLGGVLSRPEYGSAYFGIRSTEGPISSNVVASSLSYRMSEKWILTGGAYFDLSDTGNIGQNFGVTRIGESFLIRLGFTFDASRDNVGLQFAIEPRFLPSSRLGQVGGTQIPPAGAMGIE